From the Nodularia sphaerocarpa UHCC 0038 genome, the window GCGAGTCAGAAAAGGTCAAGTGGTGGCGATTTTAGACAACCATAACACCCAATTAGCAGCCGTAGAGGAAGCAAAAGCCAGACTGCAAGAAATGCGGGCGAATTTAGCTCAAGTCAGAGTTGGCTCGCCCAGAGATATTGAAGCTCAAACAGCAGTTATTGCTCGCTTACAAGCTCAGTTAAAGGGAGAAAGGGATGCTCAACAAGCGACAATTGCGCGCATAGCTGCTCAGTTGAGTGGAGAAAAACTGACTCTACAAGCCACGGTTAATCGCCTAGAAGCTGAACTCAGAGGACAACAAGATAGTTTAAAAGCCACTATTTCCCGCATCCAAGCCGAACAGCGCAATGCTCAAGTTGATGCGGGACGGTATGATATGTTGTACCAAGAAGGTGCTATTTCCCAGCAGGAACGGGATAGAAGAAGACTCGGTGCGGTAACTTCTAATCAGCAAGTGATTGAAAGCCAAGCTATGCTGCGACAGGTACAGGCGACTCTCAAACAACAATTAGCTGAGGCTAGAGCTAATCAGGTAACAAGTCTGGCTACTTTGGAACAACAGCTTGTAGAAGCCAGAGTTAACCGTGATAAAACTATGATGATTTTGCAAAGTCAAATTAACGAAGAACAAGCCAGACTGAGCAGAATTCAAGAATTTCGTCCTACTGATATCCAGAGGGGAGAAGCTCAAGTTAATAATGCGATCGCTAATCTCAAAAGAGCAGAAGCAGAACTAAAATTAACCTATGTTCAAGCCCCCATTGCTGGAGAAATTTTAGCAGTTCACACCAAATCAGGAGAAGCTATCAGTGCAAATGGTATTGCTGAGATTGGAGAAACCAATCAAATGACCGTCATTGCTGAAGTCCCTGAAGATACTATTGGTCAAGTGCGTATAGGTCAAACTGCTACTATCACCAGCGAAAATGGCGCATTTATTGGGGAATTAAAAGGAACTGTCACTGAAATTGGCAGAAAAATTGGCAAAAAAGATGTCTTGAGTACAGATCCCGTTGCCGATGTAGACGCTAGAGTAGTGGAAGTCAAAATTACCTTACTTCCAGAAGATAGTCAGCAAGTTTCTGGTTTCACCAATGCTAAGGTAATCGCCCAAATTAGTAAAGAATCAAATTCTGATTGAGTATTAATACCAATTGTAACCAAGAATTTGACCAAGACTGAATTTTAGATTTTGGATGCAATATTTCCATCCAAAATTTAAATTTACGTGGCTTTTTTAATTACGAATAACGAATTATGAATTACGAATAATGAATCGTAAAATCCCTCTGTCTTGGCTACAACTGACGAGAGACAAAAGTCGCCTAGCCGTGGCTTTGGCAGGAATTGCCTTTGCCGATATCCTGATGTTTATGCAAATTGGTTTTCGGGATGCACTATATTATAGTAATGTGCGGTTACATGGTAGCCTCAAGGGTGACATTGTTTTAATTAATCAACAATCTAATGCTTTGCTGGCAATGCAAACCTTTTCTCAAAGAAGGTTGTATAAAGCTTTAGAATTAGAAGCTGTAGAATCGGTACATCCGATCTATTTGGATTATACAACTTGGAGAAATCCGGTAACAGGTCGCCCCCGGAGTATTCTGATCTTTGGCATGAATCCCGAATCTAATCTGTTTGATTTGCCGGGAATAAAGGAGAATTTGGAGAAATTAAAACTACCTGATGTGGTTTTATTTGACCGTTCTTCTAGAGAAGAATATGGTCCAATTGCGGCAGAGTTGGATCAAGGAAATAGTTTAACAGCAGAAGTACAAAGAAGACGAGTTAAAGTAGATGGATTATTTACTTTAGGAGCATCTTTTGGCGCTGATGGTAATTTAATTACCAGTGATGTGAATTTTTTGAGGATATTTAATAACCGTCAACGAGGATTAATTGATATTGGTTTAATTAGATTGAAGCGAGGACAAAATGCCCAGATTATCGCTAAACAATTGCAGAATTATTTACCGGAAGATATCAAGGTTTTTACGAAGCAAGAATTTATTGATTTTGAGCGTAATTACTGGGCTAGCAGTACGGCGATTGGATTTATCTTCACTTTAGGAACAATTATGGGTTTCATTGTGGGGACTGTAATTGTTTATCAAATCCTTTATACGGAAGTTTCTGATCACTTGTCAGAGTATGCGACGTTGAAGGCTATAGGTTATACGCAAAGATACTTGTTAATTGTCATCCTGCAAGAAGCATTACTATTAGCTTGCTTGGGATATATTCCGGGATGGATTGTTTCTATGTTTATGTACTCCAGTGCTAGAGACGCTACACTACTGCCAATTTTTATGAGTTATGGTCGAGCCGTAACTGTGTTAATTTTAACTATAATTATGTGTTTTGTCTCTGGTGCGATCGCTGTACGTAAATTACGTTCTGCTGATCCAGCCGATATCTTTTAACAAGTATCATTTATCAATTAGAAATTAAATCTAAATTTTCCATATTTATGGATAAGTTTGATTTATAATTGATAAGTGATATATATTCATTATTTACAGGCACTACAGTTCCCTGTGGGAACTACTCACACCTAATTACCTACGTTAATATGAGACAAGAACCTGTAATTGCCATCAAAAATCTCAATCACTACTATGGCAAAGGCGCATTAAAAAAACAGATTTTATTTGACATTAACCTAGAGATTTATCCTGGTGAAATTGTGATTATGACTGGTCCATCAGGTTCAGGTAAAACAACGTTACTGAGCTTGATTGGTGGGTTGCGGTCTGTACAAGAGGGAAGTTTACAATTTTTAGGTACAGAAATGTTTGGCGCTAGTCAGAATGGACTAGTGCAAATTCGCCGTAATATTGGTTATATTTTTCAAGCTCATAATTTGTTGGGTTTCTTAAGTGCCACACAAAATGTGCAGATGGCGGTGGAGTTGAATGATCATATCACGCAAAATGAAGCAATTGCGAAGTCACAAGCCATGCTGGGGGCGGTTGGTTTACAGGATAAAGTTACTTACTACCCAGACAGCCTTTCTGGTGGACAAAAACAAAGAATAGCGATCGCCCGCGCCCTAGTTAATAGTCCGCCATTAGTGCTAGCAGACGAACCCACGGCTGCTTTGGACAAACAATCAGGACGGGATGTTGTGGAAATCATGCAAGGACTTGCTAAAGAACAAGGAACTTCTATCTTGCTAGTAACTCACGATAACCGCATTTTGGACATAGCTGATCGCATCGTGGAAATGGAAGATGGTCTTTTAGCCCGTGATTCTCCAAGTGTAGCCATCGCTGAAAAACCATAAATTCTCACTCATAACT encodes:
- a CDS encoding HlyD family efflux transporter periplasmic adaptor subunit, translating into MSRVTEKPSSRELLLDPEQPKIWWGIAVALPLVIAAGLLTTAKVEQLKKLSPSVPVKPLSNSISSVGRLEPKGEVLKLSAPAAGLQSSSRVQEIFVSEGERVRKGQVVAILDNHNTQLAAVEEAKARLQEMRANLAQVRVGSPRDIEAQTAVIARLQAQLKGERDAQQATIARIAAQLSGEKLTLQATVNRLEAELRGQQDSLKATISRIQAEQRNAQVDAGRYDMLYQEGAISQQERDRRRLGAVTSNQQVIESQAMLRQVQATLKQQLAEARANQVTSLATLEQQLVEARVNRDKTMMILQSQINEEQARLSRIQEFRPTDIQRGEAQVNNAIANLKRAEAELKLTYVQAPIAGEILAVHTKSGEAISANGIAEIGETNQMTVIAEVPEDTIGQVRIGQTATITSENGAFIGELKGTVTEIGRKIGKKDVLSTDPVADVDARVVEVKITLLPEDSQQVSGFTNAKVIAQISKESNSD
- the devC gene encoding ABC transporter permease DevC is translated as MNRKIPLSWLQLTRDKSRLAVALAGIAFADILMFMQIGFRDALYYSNVRLHGSLKGDIVLINQQSNALLAMQTFSQRRLYKALELEAVESVHPIYLDYTTWRNPVTGRPRSILIFGMNPESNLFDLPGIKENLEKLKLPDVVLFDRSSREEYGPIAAELDQGNSLTAEVQRRRVKVDGLFTLGASFGADGNLITSDVNFLRIFNNRQRGLIDIGLIRLKRGQNAQIIAKQLQNYLPEDIKVFTKQEFIDFERNYWASSTAIGFIFTLGTIMGFIVGTVIVYQILYTEVSDHLSEYATLKAIGYTQRYLLIVILQEALLLACLGYIPGWIVSMFMYSSARDATLLPIFMSYGRAVTVLILTIIMCFVSGAIAVRKLRSADPADIF
- a CDS encoding DevA family ABC transporter ATP-binding protein, with translation MRQEPVIAIKNLNHYYGKGALKKQILFDINLEIYPGEIVIMTGPSGSGKTTLLSLIGGLRSVQEGSLQFLGTEMFGASQNGLVQIRRNIGYIFQAHNLLGFLSATQNVQMAVELNDHITQNEAIAKSQAMLGAVGLQDKVTYYPDSLSGGQKQRIAIARALVNSPPLVLADEPTAALDKQSGRDVVEIMQGLAKEQGTSILLVTHDNRILDIADRIVEMEDGLLARDSPSVAIAEKP